The following are encoded in a window of Cervus canadensis isolate Bull #8, Minnesota chromosome 11, ASM1932006v1, whole genome shotgun sequence genomic DNA:
- the MYOD1 gene encoding myoblast determination protein 1, giving the protein MELLSPPLRDVDLTGPDGSLCNFATADDFYDDPCFDSPDLRFFEDLDPRLVHVGALLKPEEHSHFPAAAHPAPGAREDEHVRAPSGHHQAGRCLLWACKACKRKTTNADRRKAATMRERRRLSKVNEAFETLKRCTSSNPNQRLPKVEILRNAIRYIEGLQALLRDQEAAPPGAAAAFYAPGPLPPGRGGEHYSGDSDASSPRSNCSDGMMDYSGPPSGAGRRNCYDRTYYSEAPNEPRPGKSAAVSSLDCLSSIVERISTESPAAPALLLADAPPESSPGPQEAAAGSEVERGTPAPSPDTAPQGLAGANPNPIYQVL; this is encoded by the exons ATGGAGCTGCTGTCGCCGCCGCTCCGCGACGTAGACTTGACGGGCCCCGACGGCTCTCTCTGCAACTTTGCAACAGCGGACGACTTCTATGATGACCCGTGTTTCGACTCCCCGGACCTGCGCTTCTTCGAGGACCTGGATCCGCGCCTCGTGCACGTGGGCGCGCTCCTGAAGCCTGAAGAACACTCGCACTTCCCAGCAGCCGCGCACCCGGCCCCGGGCGCGCGCGAGGACGAGCATGTGCGCGCGCCCAGCGGGCATCATCAGGCGGGCCGCTGTCTACTGTGGGCCTGCAAGGCGTGCAAACGCAAGACGACTAACGCCGACCGCCGCAAGGCTGCTACCATGCGCGAGCGGCGCCGCCTGAGCAAAGTCAACGAGGCCTTCGAGACGCTCAAACGCTGCACGTCTAGCAACCCAAACCAGCGGCTGCCCAAGGTGGAGATCCTGCGCAACGCCATCCGTTATATCGAAGGCCTGCAGGCGCTGCTTCGCGACCAGGAAGCCGCGCCCCCTGGCGCTGCCGCTGCCTTTTACGCGCCTGGCCCATTACCTCCCGGCCGCGGCGGCGAGCACTACAGCGGCGACTCGGACGCGTCCAGTCCGCGCTCCAACTGTTCCGACGGCATG ATGGACTACAGCGGCCCCCCGAGTGGTGCCGGGCGGCGGAACTGCTACGACCGCACGTACTACAGCGAGGCGCCCAACG AACCCCGGCCCGGGAAGAGCGCTGCGGTGTCGAGCCTCGACTGCCTGTCCAGCATCGTGGAGCGCATCTCCACCGAGAGCCCCGCCGCGCCCGCGCTTCTGCTGGCCGACGCGCCGCCGGAGTCGTCTCCCGGCCCGCAGGAGGCGGCCGCCGGGAGCGAGGTGGAGCGCGGCACCCCGGCCCCTTCCCCCGACACCGCCCCTCAGGGCCTCGCGGGCGCGAACCCCAACCCGATTTACCAGGTGCTCTGA